A stretch of Lysobacter sp. K5869 DNA encodes these proteins:
- a CDS encoding phage baseplate assembly protein V translates to MQRNADLLRRLANMIRVGTIAEIDYKRKRARVASGDLLTDFLKWGTARAGRRAVWSPPSIGEQVILVCPQGETTGGFILCSEYSDANPSPDDAPSRHVTRYSDGAVIAYDDEAHALSATLPGGGTATLTADGGLTINGPVTIFGATTIKGDASIDGKVTASGDVVGAGVSLETHPHGGVQPGGGKSGRPV, encoded by the coding sequence ATGCAACGCAACGCCGACCTTCTTCGCCGACTCGCGAACATGATTCGCGTCGGCACCATTGCCGAAATTGATTACAAAAGGAAACGCGCCCGCGTCGCCTCGGGCGATCTGCTGACCGACTTTCTCAAGTGGGGCACTGCCCGCGCCGGTCGCCGGGCGGTGTGGTCGCCACCCAGCATCGGCGAGCAAGTCATTCTCGTTTGCCCGCAGGGCGAGACGACCGGCGGTTTCATCTTGTGTTCCGAGTACAGCGACGCGAACCCGTCGCCCGACGATGCGCCTAGCCGGCATGTAACGCGCTACAGCGACGGCGCCGTCATCGCCTACGACGACGAGGCGCATGCGCTATCCGCGACGCTGCCCGGCGGCGGCACGGCCACGCTGACCGCCGATGGCGGGCTGACCATCAACGGCCCGGTGACGATCTTTGGGGCGACCACGATCAAGGGCGATGCGTCGATTGACGGCAAGGTCACCGCGTCGGGCGATGTGGTCGGCGCGGGCGTGAGCCTGGAAACGCACCCGCACGGCGGCGTGCAGCCGGGCGGCGGAAAGTCCGGGCGGCCGGTATGA
- a CDS encoding phage tail protein I — translation MSELLPPNASKLMRALATTNAAIASVPIPLRELRDPMRCPLKTLPWLAWERSIDSWKPYWPEHVKRARVQAATQIQRRKGTAQSVREVVAAFGGAVVLREWWQMEPKGRPHTFDVNLTVAGDGGAPPTSEFIADVIAEIERTKPVRSHFTFTQGAYASGGVGVVAAGRAAAYRRIQLTAIEPQEIPSP, via the coding sequence ATGAGTGAGCTATTGCCGCCGAACGCATCAAAGCTGATGCGCGCCTTGGCGACCACGAACGCCGCCATTGCGTCCGTGCCGATCCCGTTGCGCGAGCTGCGCGACCCGATGCGCTGCCCGCTCAAAACGCTGCCGTGGCTGGCCTGGGAACGCTCGATTGATTCATGGAAACCGTACTGGCCCGAACACGTCAAGCGTGCGCGCGTGCAGGCCGCGACCCAGATTCAGCGGCGCAAGGGCACGGCGCAAAGCGTGCGCGAGGTCGTCGCCGCGTTTGGCGGCGCCGTGGTGCTGCGCGAGTGGTGGCAGATGGAGCCCAAGGGGCGCCCGCACACCTTCGACGTAAACCTCACCGTAGCCGGCGACGGCGGCGCGCCGCCGACTTCGGAATTCATCGCCGACGTGATTGCGGAAATCGAGCGCACCAAGCCCGTGCGAAGCCACTTCACGTTCACCCAAGGCGCTTACGCGTCGGGCGGCGTCGGCGTCGTTGCCGCCGGCCGCGCCGCCGCGTACCGCCGCATCCAGTTGACTGCCATCGAACCCCAGGAGATCCCCAGCCCGTGA
- a CDS encoding baseplate J/gp47 family protein, with product MSTFTAVDLSRLPPPLVVEPLEYETILAERVAEFRKRFPAHTELTDSDPAMILLQENAYREIGWRQRVNDAAKAGMLAYAVGADLDHIAARDNLLRYVIEPGDPQRGVPPTMESDADFRRRIQLAPEGFSVAGPEGAYIFHALSADPDVLDASATSPAPGEVLVTVLARQGDGTASPALVRAVERVLTDDRIRPLTDYVIVQSARIVPFEVRATVYTYAGPDSSLVIEESLRRLRRYVEESHRLGRDVPQSGLYSVLHSEGVQRVELHAPSADVVIDRTQAAHCTLVDVRVGGIDE from the coding sequence GTGTCCACGTTTACCGCTGTTGATTTGTCCCGCCTGCCGCCGCCGTTGGTGGTTGAGCCGCTGGAATACGAAACCATCCTGGCCGAACGCGTCGCGGAGTTCCGCAAGCGATTCCCTGCGCACACCGAACTGACCGACTCCGATCCTGCAATGATCTTGCTGCAGGAAAACGCCTATCGTGAAATCGGCTGGCGCCAGCGCGTCAACGACGCGGCAAAGGCCGGCATGCTCGCGTACGCGGTCGGCGCCGATCTGGACCACATCGCCGCCCGCGACAATCTGCTGCGCTACGTCATCGAGCCCGGCGACCCGCAGCGCGGCGTGCCGCCGACGATGGAGAGCGATGCGGATTTTCGCCGTCGCATCCAACTTGCGCCGGAAGGTTTCTCGGTGGCCGGCCCCGAAGGCGCCTATATCTTCCACGCACTGAGCGCGGACCCCGACGTGTTGGACGCCAGTGCGACTAGTCCTGCGCCGGGCGAAGTGCTGGTGACGGTCCTCGCGCGTCAAGGCGACGGCACCGCGTCGCCCGCACTGGTGCGAGCGGTTGAGCGCGTGCTAACCGATGACCGCATCCGTCCGCTCACCGACTACGTGATAGTGCAGTCGGCGCGCATCGTGCCGTTCGAGGTTCGCGCGACGGTCTACACCTACGCTGGGCCAGATTCCTCGCTGGTCATTGAGGAATCGTTGCGCCGCCTGCGCCGCTACGTTGAGGAATCTCACCGTCTCGGCCGTGACGTACCGCAATCGGGTCTCTATTCGGTGTTGCACTCCGAGGGCGTGCAGCGCGTGGAACTGCACGCACCGAGCGCAGACGTTGTGATCGATCGGACCCAGGCCGCGCACTGCACGCTCGTTGATGTTCGCGTGGGCGGCATCGATGAGTGA
- a CDS encoding diguanylate cyclase: MDRYTRWAFHIAALLLVTLVTAWAMPSPPFVLAEYPEEARDQSPEFVKSAQASVKFKRTRSTSVLLDDRDPRWWRLTATRDIASDDSPQLVMTQPYFKQLEVWRPGDAVAVRRSMYGPDSDLTHSALLHVVPLPNGLRRGDSIFVRITSLGRIPSEFSVLPLREVYRQDDSYNRIRTSVLTALGLVAALALGHAFSLRQRGYAYLAATLLAQTISLAIEGGDFRSNDWLAAFATDRRTNILLNTVAVLASVRFLMFYLNLPMTQVRAARILNVCSYILGAVVAVSLFKVWRHTATVGNLVLLCVMATVIAAGTKAVYRRQREAFILLGSWAPLMVVLFVKIGGLQHWWPPYEWIQYGYPAAITFGGMGLFVGLNYKLHQLRDDRDAARQRATYDGLTGVLTRPALEEAIALSVAQSHGSGDPLCVAFIDVDRFKSINDEYGHATGDEVLRIVAKRLRNRLRSQDVLGRYGGDEMVVVLPNATLAEAVRQAEQLRRAIADSPIAIEDKRIAANLSVGVAQLKNYEPVSELLERADSALYASKREGRGRVTGHGEHAEAMP, from the coding sequence ATGGACCGTTACACGCGCTGGGCTTTCCATATCGCTGCGCTATTGCTGGTCACGCTGGTGACCGCATGGGCTATGCCATCGCCACCGTTCGTGCTGGCCGAGTATCCCGAAGAAGCGCGCGACCAATCGCCCGAGTTTGTGAAGTCAGCGCAAGCGAGCGTGAAATTCAAGCGCACGCGATCAACGTCCGTCCTCTTAGATGACCGTGATCCGCGATGGTGGCGCTTGACGGCGACGCGCGACATAGCGTCGGACGACTCGCCGCAGTTGGTCATGACCCAGCCGTATTTCAAACAGCTTGAAGTGTGGCGGCCGGGCGATGCCGTTGCCGTGCGCCGGTCCATGTACGGACCCGATAGCGACTTGACCCATTCCGCGCTGTTGCATGTGGTGCCGTTGCCTAATGGGCTGCGGCGCGGCGATTCGATCTTTGTTCGTATTACGTCATTAGGCCGCATCCCTTCGGAATTTTCCGTTCTGCCGCTGCGCGAGGTTTACCGCCAGGACGACAGCTATAACCGCATCCGCACGTCGGTGTTGACCGCGCTTGGGCTGGTTGCGGCGCTGGCGCTCGGTCATGCCTTTTCGCTACGGCAACGCGGCTACGCCTACTTGGCGGCGACGCTCCTGGCGCAAACGATCAGCCTCGCGATTGAAGGCGGCGACTTTCGTTCCAATGATTGGCTCGCCGCATTCGCGACAGATCGGCGAACGAACATCCTATTGAACACCGTTGCCGTGCTGGCGAGCGTGCGGTTTCTGATGTTCTATTTGAACCTGCCGATGACCCAGGTCCGCGCCGCGCGGATATTGAACGTATGCAGCTACATCCTCGGCGCCGTCGTCGCGGTCTCGCTGTTCAAGGTGTGGCGACATACCGCCACGGTCGGCAATCTGGTTTTGCTGTGCGTGATGGCGACGGTCATCGCCGCCGGCACCAAAGCGGTTTACCGCCGGCAGCGTGAAGCGTTCATTCTGTTGGGGTCATGGGCGCCGCTCATGGTCGTGCTATTCGTCAAGATTGGCGGCCTGCAACATTGGTGGCCGCCCTACGAGTGGATTCAATACGGGTATCCGGCGGCGATAACGTTCGGTGGGATGGGGCTGTTCGTCGGTCTCAATTACAAGCTGCACCAGCTTCGTGACGACCGGGACGCCGCGCGCCAACGGGCCACTTACGACGGGTTGACCGGCGTGCTGACCCGGCCGGCGTTGGAAGAAGCCATAGCGCTTAGCGTGGCGCAATCGCATGGCAGCGGCGACCCGTTGTGCGTTGCATTCATCGACGTTGATCGATTCAAATCCATAAACGACGAATACGGTCACGCGACAGGCGATGAGGTCTTGCGGATCGTCGCGAAGCGATTGCGTAACCGACTGCGCTCCCAGGACGTACTAGGTCGGTACGGCGGCGATGAAATGGTGGTGGTCCTCCCCAACGCCACCTTGGCCGAAGCCGTCAGGCAGGCCGAGCAGTTGCGACGCGCCATCGCCGACAGTCCCATCGCCATCGAGGACAAGCGAATTGCCGCGAATTTAAGCGTAGGTGTCGCCCAATTGAAGAACTACGAGCCCGTTTCCGAACTGCTGGAACGCGCCGATAGCGCGCTCTATGCTAGCAAGCGAGAGGGGCGCGGCCGGGTCACGGGGCATGGAGAGCACGCCGAAGCCATGCCCTGA